The window TGTCCGAACCACACTTGTCACACTCGACAACAGGTCCGTCATAGCCCTTAACTTTAAACTCGCCGTACTCAACGATGTAACCTTCACAATTTGGGTTGTTACCACAAACGTGCATCTTACGTTTATCGTCGATTAGGTACGCGTCCATTGCTGTTTCACAGATTGGACAACGTTTTTTGGCACGTAGAGCTGCGGTTTCTACATCTTCTTCTAAGACGTTGATGATACCTTCTTCATCACCTAGGTTGATGGTGGTTTTACAACGCTCTTTAGGTGGCAGTGCATAACCAGAACAACCCAAGAATACGCCAGTCGATGCCGTGCGAATACCCATAGGGCGGCCACATGTCGGACATTCGATATCGGTCATCACGATGTGGTTAGGCTTCATACCACCTTCAGACTCATCAAGATCCGCTTTTTCAAGGTCGCCAGTAAAGTCGGCAAAGAAGTTATCAAGTACCGATTTCCAGTTGACTTCACCTTCTGCGATTTGGTCCAGCTTTTGTTCCATCCGCGCGGTAAAGTCGTAGTTCATCAAGTCATTAAAACTGTCATCTAGACGGTCTGTAACGATCTCACCCATTTTCTCTGCATAGAATCGACGTTGGTCGACTTTCACGTAACCACGGTCCTGAATCGTAGAGATGATGGACGCGTAAGTCGAAGGACGACCAATACCACGTTTTTCAAGTTCTTTAACTAGTGCGGCTTCAGTGTAGCGCGCTGGCGGCTTGGTAAAGTGCTGTTTCGGATCCAGTGACTCTAGGTTTAGCTTATCGCCAAGTTGCACCGCAGGAAGGATTGTGTCCTCGTTTTTGCCCATTGGACGCTGTACACGAGTCCAGCCGTCAAACTTAAGGATACGACCTTTCGCTTTTAGCGTGTATTCATCGGCTTTTACGCTAATGGTTGTGGAATCATATTCTGCTGGCGTCATTTGACACGCAACAAACTGGTTCCAAATTAATGCGTAAAGCTTGTGAGCGTCAGCGTCTACACCTTGCAGGTCTTCCGCTTTGACATCAACACTCGAAGGTCGAATCGCTTCGTGCGCTTCTTGAGCCCCTTCTTTGCTGCCGTATTTTAACGGTGAAGCTGGAAGGTACTTATCACCAAACTCGGAGCCAATGAAGTCACGAACCGAATCGACAGCTTCTGCACTCAAGTTGGTTGAGTCAGTACGCATATAGGTGATGTAACCCGCTTCATATAAGCGTTGAGCCAACATCATGGTCTTCTTCACGCCATAGCCTAAGCGGGTACTTGCCGCTTGCTGCAGAGTCGAAGTGATGTATGGCGCGGACGGCTTACTTTTCGTCGGGCGGTCTTCACGCTTGCACACTTCGTAGCTTGCGTTTTCCAGCACAGACATAGCAGTTTTGGTTTCTGTCTCATTGACAGGCTTAAAAGCAACGCCATCTTTCTGAGCGACAAGCAGTTTGAAGTCCGCTTTGTCTTTGGTCTTGGTGTTTGCGTGGATGTCCCAGAACTCTTCCGGTACAAACGCGTTGATTTCGCGCTCACGCTCTACCAGCAACTTAACCGCAACCGACTGAACACGACCAGCCGACAAGCCGCGTGCGACTTTCTTCCATAACAACGGAGATACCATGAAGCCAACCACGCGGTCCATGAATCGACGCGCTTGCTGTGCGTTTACGCCATCCATATTTAGCTCACCAGGCGTCTGGAAAGCCTGCTGGATAGCATTTTTGGTAATTTCGTTAAAAACGACTCGTTTGTATCGCTCTTCATCGCCACCGATGATCTCACGAAGGTGCCATGCGATTGCTTCCCCCTCGCGGTCCAAATCGGTTGCGAGGTAGACGTAATCAGCATCTTTGGCTAATTTCTGCAATTCGCTGACGACTTTTTCTTTGCCAGGAAGAATCTGATAATTAGCTTCCCAGTCGTGATATGGGTTAATACCCATTTTCTTAATCAGCGCCTTGCGATCTTTCTCTTTTTTGACTCGTGCTTTCTCTTCCGCACTCATCCCTTTAGTTGAAATGGCAGCTGCTTTCTCACCAGTGCTTTGGCCGGCCGTAGGCAGATCACGCACATGACCAACACTAGACTTAACAACAAAGTCTTTACCAAGGTACTTATTTATTGTCTTTGCCTTGGCTGGTGACTCCACTATAACGAGAGATTTACCCATAACTGACTCTAACGTCCTTCATAATAATGCGGGTAAACCCCTGACTTGGAAGTCACCCGCATAATGTTCTATTTCATTGCTTCTTTTTTTACTATTGTGCGAGATGAAAAGAAGATCAACTGCTTTTTTGCAATTCGGATCTGATCGGTTGACAATTCATCGTCTTTATACTTTAAACAGACAGGGCTCCAAAAGGTCTGGTCGGCCTATCTAATCAGGCAAACTTTGCTACTGCTAATCGAATTGAGGAAATTTTGTTACCCATCACAAAATCATCTTCCTTTAGTAAATACAACCCCAGGCAACGACGATGATAGCCAAACACTAATCGAGTAACCTTTAATTGCGTTCAATTGGGTATAATCCCCTGTTCATTATAGGTATACTTCTAGAATCTGAGGTTGTTATGAATGACGGGAACGTTATGTCTGATAGAAAGTTTATTGAAGAATTTGACCTTCTTTTGATCGCTAACCAAATCATCCAAGAGCACGATGATTATATTGAGGGTATGCGCACAACAAGCGTGGAAGAAAAAGACGACGTTCTAGTATTTAAAGGTGAATATTTTCTTGATGAGAAAGGATTACCAACGGCGAACACGACGGCTGTTTTCAATATGTTTAAGTATCTGGCTCATCATCTTTCAAAAGAGTTTACCCTCACTAAATAGTCAAAACAATTAGTGACCTAAAAAACCAGAGCGAAATTGGCTCTGGTTTTTATCGGCATTGAGGCCTAAAGACCTAACAACTCAGTGACTTAAGCTTGTCAAAGTAGTCAGGGAACGTCTTCGATGTACACTTCGGATCGTTAATCGTTACCGGAGTATCACTCAACGCAACCAATGAAAAACACATCGCCATGCGGTGATCATCATAAGTGTCAATCGCGGCATGTTTGAGTTGAGGAACAGGCTTAACGATGATGTAATCCTCACCCTCTTCCACTTCTGCCCCCACTTTACGAAGTTCAGTCGCCATCGCAGCCAAACGATCAGTTTCTTTTACGCGCCAGTTATATACATTACGAATGGCCGTCGTACCTTCGGCAAATAGAGCCGTGGTTGCAATCGTCATCGCCGCGTCAGGGATATGGTTGTAATCCATATCAATACCTTTCAGTTTACCCGCACGAGCAATCACATAGTCATCACCCCATTCAATTTCAGCGCCCATTTTTTCAAGCGCATCTGCAAATTGAATGTCACCCTGAATACTGTTTTTGCCAATACCGGTTACTTTCACTTCGCCACCTTTAATCGCAGCAGCAGCCAAAAAGTAAGAAGCTGAAGAGGCGTCACCTTCCACTAGAAAATCCCCAGGTGCAACGTAATGCTGGCCGGCAGGAATAACAAATTCCTGATAATCATTGTTGATTACATTAACGCCAAACTGCTTCATGATATGCAGCGTGATATCGATGTACGGCTTGGACACCAAGTCGCCTTCGATATTGATGCGCACTTCGCCTTCAGCGAGTGGCGCAGACATAAGAAAAGCGGTTAAAAATTGACTCGAAATGGAACCATCAATCGATACCGTACCCGACTTCAAACCCGTTCCCACTATTTTCAATGGCGGGTAGTTTTCATTTTCGAGGTATTCGATATCTGCACCAGCATCTTGTAATGCAGTAACGAGGTGACCAATTGGGCGCTCTTTCATACGAGGCTCACCAGTCAAAACATACTCACCTTCACCAAGGCAAAGCGCAGCCGCTAGTGGGCGCATTGCCGTGCCTGCATTGCCTAAAAACAGCTCTACAGGCTCTGACACTGAGAATGGTTGGCCAAGCCCTTCCACAACACACTCGGTTTTGTCTTCAGACAACTGATATTGAACACCAAGCGTGGTAAGCGCGTTGAGCATATGACGAATGTCGTCACTATCAAGAAGGTTGGTCAGGCGAGTCGTGCCTTTTGCTAAAGCGGCGAGCAAAAGAGCTCGGTTAGAGACGCTTTTTGATCCTGGAAGGTTAACTTCCCCTTGGATTTTATTGATTGGTTGTAACGTTAGGCTTTCCATTGAAAGTTGATAATCCTTTGTGCTCTCAGTTCACGGGTTATTGAGAGCTGAACAATTCTTCGTGGATTCAGACTAACCAAAAAACCATTACAAAACCAGAGCAAATCTACGCTAATTTATGAATAATTAGTCAGCGTATCTATTTGCCTGAAAACACGGCTCTAATAGACCATATCTACCCGCACACCGTCATCAAAATACAAGATACGAACTTCATCGCCGCGGCCAAATAACATATTTTTATCGACATCTTGGATAACATTGATAAGTTTATCGCCATCAACCTTTATCAAAAGTTCAACCAACTGCGATTCAACCGTGTATTGCTCGGTGCTTTGATTTTGTGCGACAGCTGCGCCAGTAAGCGCACCAACAGCAGTCGCCACTTCTTTACCTGTTCCGCCACCAAACTGGTTTCCGACCAACCCACCGACTGTTGCACCTAATAACGTTTTCCAGCCATTACTTTTTGATTTAACCACCTCTTGCTGCGTGATATAACGAACAGAATCAACTTTTCCATAGACAACTTCATTGACGGGCTTGGCTACATTTCTCTCGTATGCTGCATTGGCGAAAAATGGTAAAAACAGTATGATCCAACACCACACGGTCGCTCGGTTTCGTATTTGCGTCATCATAAACTCCTCTGGTTCAAATGTTGGTAATTAATTTTTATGGCAATCTATTTAACTGAACTTGGTAAAACGTACTCCTTCCCCTCCCCCTATAAAGCATTGAACGACCCTAACGGGCTACTGGCTTTTGGGGGCGATTTGGACCCGATGAGAATACTTCAAGGCTATCATCAGGGGATTTTCCCTTGGTACGGTCCTGGTGAACCGATACTCTGGTGGAGCCCTTCACCTCGCGCCGTTTTTGATCCTTTGACTTTTACCCCATCCAAAAGTCTCAGAAAGTTTCAGCGCAAGCACAATTATCAAGTCACCCTCAACCAAGCCACAGAGAAGGTGATTCAACTCTGCTCTTCAACCCGTCCAGAGAGCGAAACATGGCTCAATGAAGACATGCAGGCATCCTACATAGAACTGGCAAAACTTGGTTATTGCCACTCGGTAGAAGTATGGCATGACGGTGATTTAATCGGAGGCTTGTACGGGTTAAGTATTGGCCAACTTTTTTGCGGTGAATCTATGTTTAGCTTAAAGGATAACGCATCGAAAATTGCTTTGTGGTATTTGTGTGAGCATCTGA is drawn from uncultured Vibrio sp. and contains these coding sequences:
- the aat gene encoding leucyl/phenylalanyl-tRNA--protein transferase; this encodes MAIYLTELGKTYSFPSPYKALNDPNGLLAFGGDLDPMRILQGYHQGIFPWYGPGEPILWWSPSPRAVFDPLTFTPSKSLRKFQRKHNYQVTLNQATEKVIQLCSSTRPESETWLNEDMQASYIELAKLGYCHSVEVWHDGDLIGGLYGLSIGQLFCGESMFSLKDNASKIALWYLCEHLKSNQGQLIDCQVMNPHLASLGAFELDRDEFMQKLLSLRENQMASGTFKPQVLRNSIS
- the topA gene encoding type I DNA topoisomerase, whose translation is MGKSLVIVESPAKAKTINKYLGKDFVVKSSVGHVRDLPTAGQSTGEKAAAISTKGMSAEEKARVKKEKDRKALIKKMGINPYHDWEANYQILPGKEKVVSELQKLAKDADYVYLATDLDREGEAIAWHLREIIGGDEERYKRVVFNEITKNAIQQAFQTPGELNMDGVNAQQARRFMDRVVGFMVSPLLWKKVARGLSAGRVQSVAVKLLVEREREINAFVPEEFWDIHANTKTKDKADFKLLVAQKDGVAFKPVNETETKTAMSVLENASYEVCKREDRPTKSKPSAPYITSTLQQAASTRLGYGVKKTMMLAQRLYEAGYITYMRTDSTNLSAEAVDSVRDFIGSEFGDKYLPASPLKYGSKEGAQEAHEAIRPSSVDVKAEDLQGVDADAHKLYALIWNQFVACQMTPAEYDSTTISVKADEYTLKAKGRILKFDGWTRVQRPMGKNEDTILPAVQLGDKLNLESLDPKQHFTKPPARYTEAALVKELEKRGIGRPSTYASIISTIQDRGYVKVDQRRFYAEKMGEIVTDRLDDSFNDLMNYDFTARMEQKLDQIAEGEVNWKSVLDNFFADFTGDLEKADLDESEGGMKPNHIVMTDIECPTCGRPMGIRTASTGVFLGCSGYALPPKERCKTTINLGDEEGIINVLEEDVETAALRAKKRCPICETAMDAYLIDDKRKMHVCGNNPNCEGYIVEYGEFKVKGYDGPVVECDKCGSDMVLKNGRFGKYMDCTSETCKNTRKILKNGEVAPPKEDPVHFPELPCENSDAYFVLRDGASGLFMAASNFPKSRETRAPLVSELARYEERLPEKFKYLATAPQEDPDGRPAVVRFSRKSKGNYVRSEENGKPSGWTALYVDGKWEVTDKRKKPKA
- a CDS encoding YciN family protein, which translates into the protein MSDRKFIEEFDLLLIANQIIQEHDDYIEGMRTTSVEEKDDVLVFKGEYFLDEKGLPTANTTAVFNMFKYLAHHLSKEFTLTK
- a CDS encoding glycine zipper 2TM domain-containing protein, which produces MTQIRNRATVWCWIILFLPFFANAAYERNVAKPVNEVVYGKVDSVRYITQQEVVKSKSNGWKTLLGATVGGLVGNQFGGGTGKEVATAVGALTGAAVAQNQSTEQYTVESQLVELLIKVDGDKLINVIQDVDKNMLFGRGDEVRILYFDDGVRVDMVY
- the aroA gene encoding 3-phosphoshikimate 1-carboxyvinyltransferase, which produces MESLTLQPINKIQGEVNLPGSKSVSNRALLLAALAKGTTRLTNLLDSDDIRHMLNALTTLGVQYQLSEDKTECVVEGLGQPFSVSEPVELFLGNAGTAMRPLAAALCLGEGEYVLTGEPRMKERPIGHLVTALQDAGADIEYLENENYPPLKIVGTGLKSGTVSIDGSISSQFLTAFLMSAPLAEGEVRINIEGDLVSKPYIDITLHIMKQFGVNVINNDYQEFVIPAGQHYVAPGDFLVEGDASSASYFLAAAAIKGGEVKVTGIGKNSIQGDIQFADALEKMGAEIEWGDDYVIARAGKLKGIDMDYNHIPDAAMTIATTALFAEGTTAIRNVYNWRVKETDRLAAMATELRKVGAEVEEGEDYIIVKPVPQLKHAAIDTYDDHRMAMCFSLVALSDTPVTINDPKCTSKTFPDYFDKLKSLSC